The Paenibacillus tianjinensis genome has a window encoding:
- a CDS encoding helix-turn-helix transcriptional regulator produces MKLERLISIIYKLLNHEVLSASWLAEEYQVSPRTIYRDIDVICAAGFPVVSYQGMKGGYGMMDGYKMDKSLLGAYDVNSLISVLSSLSTVFDDERAQGTIERLQTIGEEHQTASLTVDFDTRRTEQDALRHLRTAITGRNIVRFDYVNAQNERTTRDMEPLRLHFKYRNWYIYGYCRTRQDYREFRLSRLLDLQLTGETFEPHPDLPVEAESADRGGQGQMEEVVVRVGPEAIAEALDQFHQMDRQFHPDGSMTLRIPVCRPLQARWLWSILLGFGSGAVVLEPPALRSILKEQLINTLKHYEEV; encoded by the coding sequence ATGAAATTGGAGCGATTAATCTCTATCATCTACAAGCTGCTGAATCACGAAGTATTATCTGCTTCCTGGCTGGCAGAGGAGTACCAGGTTTCCCCGAGAACCATCTACCGGGATATCGATGTAATCTGTGCCGCGGGCTTCCCGGTCGTATCGTATCAGGGAATGAAAGGCGGATACGGTATGATGGACGGCTACAAAATGGATAAAAGCCTGCTGGGCGCGTACGATGTCAATTCCCTGATTTCCGTGCTCAGCAGCCTTTCAACCGTGTTTGATGACGAACGTGCACAAGGGACTATCGAACGGCTGCAGACGATCGGGGAGGAGCATCAGACTGCGAGTCTGACCGTAGACTTTGATACCCGGCGGACGGAGCAGGACGCGCTTCGGCATTTACGCACAGCCATCACCGGACGGAACATTGTCCGCTTTGATTATGTTAATGCCCAGAATGAACGCACGACCCGTGATATGGAGCCGCTGCGGCTGCATTTCAAGTATCGCAACTGGTATATCTACGGGTACTGCCGGACCCGGCAGGACTACCGGGAGTTCCGGCTGTCACGGCTGCTGGATTTACAGCTGACCGGCGAAACCTTTGAGCCGCATCCGGATCTTCCGGTCGAGGCTGAATCTGCAGACAGAGGTGGACAGGGTCAAATGGAGGAGGTAGTGGTCCGGGTGGGTCCGGAGGCGATAGCGGAAGCGCTGGACCAGTTTCACCAGATGGATAGGCAGTTTCATCCCGACGGGAGCATGACGCTGCGGATTCCTGTCTGCCGGCCGCTGCAGGCACGATGGCTATGGAGTATTCTGCTGGGTTTTGGCAGCGGCGCCGTAGTACTCGAACCCCCTGCCCTGCGGAGCATCCTAAAAGAGCAGCTAATAAACACACTCAAACATTATGAAGAAGTATGA
- a CDS encoding DinB family protein: MNHPEQMFNYHTWANQTILGRIKELPSAVISQEVGSSFPSIAHALSHIYAVDKMWYLVLNGTGMPEALQATIPLNGTILTSVYEYADIFAGLTEQYRHWFSRHTDLEQTIQLNNPYIGVRQTSLAEIMLHLVNHGTYHRGNITTMLRQLGHASTMTDLILYLYQEPVQAV, from the coding sequence ATGAATCATCCGGAGCAAATGTTTAATTACCATACCTGGGCCAACCAGACGATCCTGGGGAGAATCAAGGAACTCCCGTCCGCTGTAATAAGTCAAGAAGTAGGAAGTTCTTTTCCCTCCATCGCCCATGCCCTTAGTCATATCTATGCAGTGGATAAAATGTGGTATCTGGTGCTGAATGGTACGGGTATGCCGGAGGCGCTGCAGGCAACCATTCCGCTGAATGGGACTATCCTGACTTCTGTGTACGAATACGCCGATATTTTTGCCGGGTTAACAGAGCAGTACAGACATTGGTTCAGCAGGCACACCGATTTGGAGCAGACCATCCAGCTGAATAATCCGTACATCGGCGTCCGTCAGACGAGCTTAGCGGAAATTATGTTGCACCTGGTCAATCACGGAACCTATCACAGGGGCAATATTACTACCATGCTGCGCCAGCTGGGCCATGCATCCACGATGACCGATCTTATTCTTTATCTGTATCAGGAGCCTGTACAGGCAGTTTAA
- a CDS encoding YdeI/OmpD-associated family protein, whose amino-acid sequence MELENLIHVTSRAELRSWLQENCKTEKSCYVAVNMTPAPDTLLYLDAVEEALCFGWIDGVKKKSSEAVLVQRLSPRSKRSSWTELNKERVRRLEKLGLMNEEGRRVLPAMDHGSFKIDSIIEQRLQEDREVYENFLAFPALYSRIRIDTIQSYKHQPELFNSRLDKFITNTKANKMYGQWHDNGRLLNY is encoded by the coding sequence ATGGAATTGGAAAATCTAATTCATGTAACATCGAGAGCAGAACTAAGAAGTTGGCTGCAGGAAAATTGTAAGACAGAGAAATCCTGCTACGTAGCAGTCAATATGACGCCGGCCCCGGATACGCTGCTGTATCTGGACGCGGTTGAAGAAGCTTTGTGCTTTGGCTGGATTGATGGTGTTAAAAAGAAAAGTTCGGAGGCAGTGCTGGTGCAGAGATTGTCTCCCAGAAGCAAAAGAAGCTCATGGACGGAATTAAACAAAGAACGTGTCCGCCGGCTCGAAAAGCTGGGCTTAATGAATGAAGAAGGAAGAAGGGTACTTCCTGCTATGGATCACGGGTCTTTTAAAATAGATTCTATCATCGAACAAAGGCTGCAGGAGGACAGAGAGGTATATGAGAACTTTCTGGCGTTTCCTGCCCTGTATTCAAGAATTCGGATTGACACCATACAGAGCTATAAACATCAGCCGGAGCTATTCAACAGCCGGTTAGACAAATTCATAACTAACACTAAAGCCAACAAAATGTACGGCCAATGGCATGATAACGGGCGCCTGCTGAATTATTAA
- a CDS encoding DUF1801 domain-containing protein — MEYTAKGPDDYILQLPEERKSAIEKLRLTVKQNLPSGFEETMAYGMIAYVVPHQLYPPGYHVKPEEPLPFISIASQKNYIALYHMGIYMIPELLDWFREAYPKVVPTKLDMGKSCIRFKKVSSIPYELIAELSGKVTVEEYIGRYEREIALIKKK; from the coding sequence ATGGAATACACCGCAAAAGGTCCCGACGATTATATCCTTCAGCTTCCGGAGGAACGCAAATCTGCGATAGAGAAGCTCAGGCTAACGGTTAAGCAGAATCTGCCAAGCGGTTTTGAGGAGACAATGGCCTATGGAATGATCGCCTATGTTGTGCCGCATCAGCTCTATCCGCCGGGTTATCATGTGAAGCCTGAGGAACCGCTTCCCTTCATAAGCATTGCTTCCCAGAAAAATTATATTGCACTGTATCATATGGGTATTTACATGATTCCGGAGCTGCTGGACTGGTTCCGGGAAGCGTATCCGAAGGTAGTTCCTACCAAGCTCGATATGGGCAAATCCTGTATCCGGTTTAAAAAGGTCAGCAGCATCCCTTATGAGCTCATTGCCGAGTTAAGCGGTAAGGTCACAGTTGAGGAATATATCGGGCGTTATGAGCGGGAGATTGCTTTGATTAAGAAGAAATAA
- a CDS encoding iron chaperone, with the protein MEDNKITYDSIDEYIAKAAPEVKDLLERVRQVIQEAAPEAKEKISYQMPTFELHGNLVHFAAFKKHIGFYPAPQGIEAFQEELSGYKGAKGSVQFPLDQPLPFDLIGRIVKFRAAENSKKAAGKRKS; encoded by the coding sequence ATGGAAGATAACAAGATCACGTACGATTCCATTGACGAATATATTGCCAAAGCAGCACCTGAAGTAAAAGACCTGCTTGAGAGGGTAAGACAAGTGATTCAAGAGGCGGCGCCTGAAGCTAAAGAGAAGATCAGCTATCAGATGCCCACTTTTGAGCTGCATGGCAATCTGGTACACTTTGCGGCGTTTAAGAAGCACATCGGATTCTATCCGGCACCGCAGGGGATTGAGGCTTTTCAAGAGGAGCTGTCAGGTTATAAAGGAGCAAAGGGCTCCGTTCAGTTCCCCCTGGATCAGCCGCTGCCTTTTGATTTGATCGGCCGGATCGTTAAATTCAGAGCTGCAGAAAATAGTAAAAAAGCCGCCGGCAAACGGAAGTCCTAA
- a CDS encoding helix-turn-helix transcriptional regulator: MYEWHKQIQIIVDEIDVCIKHHNCEAITLRFLSRKLGYSEFHTTRKFKEISGMQFKDYLRHRKLAFALKEVRDSEKSILDIAFDYGFSSHEAFTRAFKGTYGVAPSEYRKKPKPVVLRTKINPFDRYFFGFGEMGMMKSAADVKIYFVTIPAHKFLHIKNYESNGYWDFWQKQSLIPGQDCETICGLLDSIKGKLDDDGGSESNSGNGQIMAYINDPDGRLCDWGIPRTECYGVRLPVDYDGEVPTQMLMIDVPEAEYIVFEHGPFDYEQENRSVEEKMEKAMATFDFTGTGYCLDTSPGRIIYFFFNPERYFKYIRPVRKS; encoded by the coding sequence ATGTACGAGTGGCATAAGCAAATCCAAATAATCGTTGATGAAATTGACGTATGTATTAAACATCATAACTGTGAAGCCATAACACTACGGTTTCTCTCTCGAAAGCTGGGTTATTCCGAATTTCATACAACGAGAAAATTCAAAGAGATATCCGGTATGCAATTTAAGGATTATCTGCGGCATAGAAAATTAGCCTTTGCGCTAAAAGAGGTGCGGGATAGCGAAAAAAGCATTTTGGATATTGCTTTTGATTATGGTTTCTCATCACATGAAGCTTTTACCAGAGCTTTCAAGGGAACGTATGGTGTAGCTCCAAGTGAATACCGTAAAAAGCCTAAGCCTGTTGTTCTTCGAACCAAAATAAACCCTTTCGACCGCTACTTTTTCGGATTTGGAGAGATGGGTATGATGAAATCTGCGGCTGATGTCAAAATTTATTTTGTGACCATTCCTGCACACAAATTTCTACACATTAAAAACTATGAGAGTAACGGGTACTGGGATTTTTGGCAGAAGCAAAGTCTTATTCCGGGGCAGGACTGCGAAACCATCTGCGGCTTACTTGATAGTATCAAGGGCAAATTGGATGACGATGGCGGGAGCGAATCTAACAGCGGCAACGGTCAAATCATGGCGTACATTAATGACCCGGACGGCAGACTCTGCGATTGGGGGATTCCGCGTACAGAGTGTTATGGTGTCCGACTTCCTGTTGATTATGATGGCGAAGTACCCACACAAATGCTTATGATTGATGTTCCCGAAGCCGAGTATATTGTTTTTGAACACGGGCCCTTCGATTATGAGCAGGAAAACCGCAGTGTGGAGGAAAAGATGGAAAAGGCAATGGCAACTTTTGATTTTACAGGCACCGGATATTGCCTTGATACTTCCCCGGGTAGAATCATTTACTTTTTCTTTAATCCGGAACGGTATTTTAAGTATATCAGGCCAGTTCGGAAATCATAA
- a CDS encoding diguanylate cyclase domain-containing protein, whose amino-acid sequence MKISEFAEKNQVTTKMLRHYDEIGLLKPSAIDPMTGYRFYDEEQGRLLHWILILKNLEFSLAEIKAVLTGPVRSEDLVNQLINKRIEITSHMNEQVQKKVQIDRLITLLEKEGVLIGHPFELLHITQQSVHELKKNMPNLEVFLEYTSELLSDCADNDPVAVMRFDIRHFKHVNDVYGFDVGDQVIVACYEMIRESLEGYRERACLGRAHGDEFIVFVQAGRDELYTIAQSIGRQMEFFDFQSVGCLEQLGCRVGFIYAEKRTVDDIRKLIEGTMETIHMAAGTGSKYSVFGKAYIE is encoded by the coding sequence GTGAAGATAAGTGAGTTTGCGGAAAAGAATCAGGTAACTACAAAAATGCTGCGCCATTACGATGAGATTGGACTGCTCAAGCCGTCAGCTATTGATCCAATGACCGGGTACCGTTTCTATGATGAAGAACAAGGACGATTGCTTCACTGGATTCTAATTCTGAAGAATCTGGAATTTTCGCTTGCTGAGATTAAAGCTGTGCTTACAGGTCCTGTCCGCAGTGAAGACTTGGTCAATCAGCTAATAAACAAACGGATTGAAATTACAAGCCATATGAATGAGCAGGTGCAGAAGAAAGTTCAAATCGACAGGTTAATTACATTACTTGAAAAGGAGGGGGTTCTGATCGGCCATCCATTTGAACTGTTACATATAACGCAGCAAAGTGTACATGAACTCAAAAAAAACATGCCCAATCTGGAAGTTTTCCTGGAATATACGTCAGAGCTGCTATCGGATTGCGCAGACAATGACCCTGTAGCGGTCATGCGGTTTGATATCCGCCACTTCAAGCATGTTAATGATGTATACGGCTTCGATGTGGGGGATCAGGTCATTGTAGCTTGCTACGAAATGATCAGAGAGAGTCTTGAGGGTTACAGGGAACGTGCATGCCTGGGACGGGCTCATGGTGACGAATTTATTGTATTTGTGCAAGCGGGCCGGGATGAACTTTATACCATCGCTCAATCGATAGGAAGGCAGATGGAGTTTTTTGACTTTCAAAGCGTCGGTTGTCTTGAGCAATTAGGCTGCAGGGTAGGCTTCATCTATGCTGAAAAAAGAACGGTGGATGATATCCGCAAACTGATTGAAGGTACGATGGAGACGATTCATATGGCCGCAGGAACAGGCAGCAAATATTCGGTTTTTGGCAAGGCATATATAGAGTAA
- a CDS encoding helix-turn-helix domain-containing protein, whose amino-acid sequence MDHYLLETINRTTDFIEDHLLEPLCLDDISEHVNVSKFHLLRIWKGATATGLMEYVRRRRIAMSLGDLLNQRSSIEFISGKYGFSCERTYNRTFKDEYNITPAKWRKSPSPLNILDRFNADFMSRAGEGLVFFRSISVVPSFSIAGPEYTLGAGQKNTEPDAARLGVDFFTGERHRILNPVEKDVYIGFTAVPEPFSGTTFYQPSLQINRSSIVPPDMNIRHTKPHKYGVFTYIGLHRPEEISAQSLSAIWKYIFEIWMPTVQFNLEEKFSYESVNYAKGNKHYCECDLYFPISGL is encoded by the coding sequence ATGGATCATTATTTGCTGGAAACCATTAACCGGACCACGGATTTCATTGAAGATCATCTGCTGGAGCCGCTCTGTCTTGACGATATTTCGGAGCATGTCAATGTCTCCAAATTCCATCTGCTGCGCATCTGGAAGGGTGCTACGGCAACGGGGCTAATGGAGTATGTCCGCAGAAGGCGGATTGCCATGTCGCTAGGTGATTTGCTGAACCAGCGGAGCAGCATAGAATTCATTTCCGGCAAATACGGCTTCAGCTGTGAGCGGACCTACAACCGGACGTTTAAGGACGAATATAATATTACTCCAGCCAAATGGCGCAAATCCCCATCACCGCTGAACATCCTCGACCGCTTCAACGCCGACTTTATGAGCCGGGCGGGAGAAGGGCTGGTTTTTTTTCGCTCGATCAGCGTTGTGCCTTCCTTCTCGATTGCCGGTCCTGAATATACACTCGGTGCAGGCCAAAAAAACACCGAACCTGATGCAGCCAGGCTCGGCGTTGATTTTTTTACCGGTGAACGGCATCGGATTCTGAACCCGGTGGAAAAGGATGTGTATATCGGATTTACAGCTGTTCCCGAACCCTTCAGCGGCACTACCTTTTACCAGCCTTCCCTGCAAATTAACCGCAGCAGCATCGTCCCGCCGGATATGAATATTAGGCATACAAAGCCGCATAAATACGGTGTGTTCACCTATATCGGCCTCCATCGTCCGGAGGAGATTTCTGCACAATCCTTAAGCGCTATATGGAAGTATATCTTTGAAATCTGGATGCCGACCGTACAGTTTAATCTGGAAGAGAAATTCAGCTACGAATCAGTCAACTACGCCAAGGGCAATAAGCATTACTGTGAATGCGACCTGTATTTTCCGATTTCGGGACTGTAG
- a CDS encoding nucleotidyltransferase domain-containing protein gives MEDSVLLELQERYRAATESFVDRVRSDPNVIAVIVCGSLAYDTVWEKSDIDMGLIVRDQTLQQNAYCLVEDGITINVQLFDRSGFKRGFDRLVGGSMPQSFFAKGQMVYTSDDSLYAYFEEFKRLGSQDIALSLLWRSCELIDIYHKCQKWLTVRKDPLYTQFFLVKAADHIAAMELCAAGEPPIRESVLKVLERSPEQMAPFYQDPLTRRLSEEELWKGIGEIEQVLERHLDVISRPVLEFMADQQMKTVTMLAKHFHMQGHYLINILEYMAEKGILEKVSQTIRITSKSKPAVEEIGFLYIP, from the coding sequence ATGGAGGATAGTGTACTGCTGGAGCTGCAGGAACGTTACCGGGCGGCGACGGAGAGTTTTGTCGACAGGGTAAGGAGTGACCCGAACGTCATCGCCGTCATTGTGTGCGGCAGTCTGGCTTATGATACCGTCTGGGAGAAAAGCGACATCGACATGGGCCTGATCGTACGTGATCAAACGCTGCAACAGAATGCCTATTGCCTGGTAGAGGATGGAATCACGATCAATGTCCAATTGTTTGACCGGAGCGGATTCAAGCGCGGCTTTGACCGGCTGGTCGGCGGCTCGATGCCGCAGTCTTTTTTTGCCAAAGGACAGATGGTCTATACCTCTGATGACAGCCTTTATGCCTATTTCGAGGAGTTTAAGCGGCTGGGCAGTCAGGATATTGCGCTGTCCCTCTTGTGGCGCTCCTGTGAGCTGATTGACATTTACCACAAATGCCAAAAATGGCTGACGGTGCGCAAGGACCCGCTGTATACCCAGTTCTTTCTGGTCAAGGCTGCGGATCACATCGCCGCGATGGAGCTGTGCGCCGCTGGTGAGCCGCCGATCCGTGAATCGGTCCTCAAGGTGCTGGAGCGTTCGCCGGAGCAGATGGCCCCTTTTTATCAAGACCCGCTGACCCGCCGGTTAAGTGAAGAGGAGCTCTGGAAGGGGATCGGGGAGATTGAACAGGTTCTGGAGCGTCATCTTGACGTGATCAGCCGTCCGGTGCTTGAATTTATGGCCGATCAGCAGATGAAGACAGTAACCATGCTGGCGAAGCATTTTCATATGCAGGGGCATTATCTGATTAACATTCTGGAGTACATGGCGGAGAAAGGAATCCTTGAGAAGGTCTCCCAGACGATCCGCATCACCTCCAAAAGCAAACCGGCAGTTGAAGAAATCGGCTTTTTGTATATTCCATAA
- the uvrA gene encoding excinuclease ABC subunit UvrA, giving the protein MSVRTTIEISGARQNNLKNVSVEIPRDKLTVITGVSGSGKSSLAFDVIYGEGQRRFLDSISNFAKSRISQVKKAKVDYVRGLSPVIAIEQKKGNHNPRSTVGTVTDTNDYLRLLFATAGTGHCPECSKPLRQLSAAQIAEHITGLPEGTVIELRAPVNKIYGEEYSYTFQKLREKGFKHLLIDGEPVSLGDELELDERKAYRIEIVIDRISLKPDTYIQLTKSIEAAILALDEDIMIKVEVIGGVEEEFYRHFACPEHHFFLCDMQPFHFSFNTPASACHTCLGVGMSYVVEPHFLVVAPEKSINKGALKNTVFNTAGKDSYRTVLMYSLSQKYGFSLDTPFHELPKEVHELLFFGSKGELVPMLQPPFSQKKNWLTGRDRPFGGFVHEMESWYKHYIRKSSTTEAFEPTFIKDCMIEKVCPECGGARLKKQRLQVTVGERNIDQLSRMQLHELLEFLESLTFEPEVRDVAETIVRELHTRISLLIEIGLHYINLGRRSDSISGGEMQRIKMSTQISSELMGMLYIMDEPSIGLHPRDSGRVIETMKKLRDLGNTIIVVEHDMDTIGSADHIIEIGPGPGIHGGSIVASGTLADIMSESESVTGQYLSGRASIPVPKQRRSLGDHFLSIQGARENNLKNVDLDIPLNVFICITGVSGSGKSSMINEILSKQLKIDKTGARIVAGEHDYVFGADLLNHVINIDQTPIGRNSKSNPATYIGIYDKIRDLFALQPEAVERGYQPIDFSLTHANGTRCEHCAGDGIIVTSLQFMADIETICPVCKGNRFSEEGLEIKLHGKSIAEVLEMTVEEAAGFFADHRYLKHKLGIMNELGLGYLTLGQSSTTLSGGEAQRVKLSNELAKIKKGAHNLYILDEPTTGLHLADIQKLLVALNKLVDGGHSVIVIEHHLDVMKSADYIIDMGPEGGNGGGYVVAEGTPEQVAKVEASHTGRYLRSVLG; this is encoded by the coding sequence ATGTCCGTTCGAACGACGATTGAAATCTCGGGGGCCAGGCAGAATAATCTGAAAAATGTGTCGGTTGAGATTCCACGTGATAAGCTGACAGTCATTACTGGAGTGTCCGGTTCCGGCAAATCCTCGCTGGCATTTGATGTGATCTATGGCGAAGGCCAGCGGAGGTTTCTCGATTCCATTTCAAACTTTGCCAAAAGCCGGATCAGCCAGGTGAAAAAAGCGAAAGTCGATTATGTCCGGGGCCTGTCCCCGGTCATCGCCATTGAGCAGAAAAAAGGCAATCACAATCCCCGCTCCACGGTGGGAACGGTAACCGACACCAATGATTATCTGCGGCTTCTGTTCGCTACAGCGGGGACCGGCCATTGCCCGGAGTGCAGCAAACCGCTGCGCCAGCTGTCCGCTGCACAGATTGCCGAGCATATTACCGGCCTGCCGGAAGGTACGGTCATTGAGCTGCGGGCACCGGTGAATAAAATATACGGGGAAGAGTATAGCTATACCTTTCAGAAGCTGCGGGAAAAAGGCTTTAAACATCTGCTTATTGATGGTGAGCCCGTCTCACTGGGGGATGAGCTGGAGCTGGATGAGCGCAAGGCGTATAGGATTGAAATCGTTATCGACCGGATCAGCCTAAAACCGGACACCTACATACAGCTTACCAAGTCAATAGAAGCGGCGATTCTAGCGCTGGATGAGGATATTATGATTAAGGTGGAGGTCATTGGCGGAGTAGAGGAAGAGTTCTACCGGCATTTTGCCTGTCCGGAGCATCACTTCTTCCTGTGCGATATGCAGCCGTTCCATTTTTCCTTCAATACGCCGGCCAGTGCCTGCCATACTTGTCTTGGTGTGGGAATGTCTTATGTGGTGGAGCCGCATTTTCTGGTGGTTGCACCCGAGAAGAGCATTAATAAGGGCGCACTCAAGAACACGGTATTTAACACCGCCGGCAAAGACAGTTACCGCACGGTGCTGATGTACAGCCTGTCCCAGAAATATGGCTTCAGTCTGGATACGCCGTTCCACGAACTGCCCAAGGAGGTCCATGAGCTGCTCTTCTTCGGTAGCAAAGGCGAGCTGGTTCCGATGCTGCAGCCGCCCTTTTCGCAGAAAAAGAACTGGCTCACCGGACGCGACCGGCCCTTTGGAGGATTCGTGCATGAAATGGAGAGCTGGTACAAGCATTATATCCGCAAGTCATCCACGACAGAGGCGTTTGAACCGACTTTTATCAAGGATTGCATGATTGAGAAGGTCTGTCCGGAATGCGGCGGCGCCCGGCTTAAGAAGCAGCGGCTGCAGGTTACGGTCGGGGAGAGGAATATCGATCAGCTCAGCCGGATGCAGCTGCATGAGCTGCTGGAGTTTCTGGAATCGCTCACCTTTGAACCGGAGGTCAGGGATGTGGCCGAGACGATTGTCCGTGAGCTGCATACCCGAATCAGCCTGCTGATCGAAATCGGACTGCATTATATCAACCTGGGCAGACGAAGCGACAGCATATCCGGCGGGGAGATGCAGCGGATCAAAATGTCCACCCAGATCAGCAGTGAGCTGATGGGCATGCTCTATATTATGGATGAGCCGAGCATCGGGCTGCACCCCCGCGATTCCGGCAGGGTCATTGAGACGATGAAAAAGCTCCGTGATCTCGGCAATACGATCATTGTGGTTGAGCATGACATGGATACCATCGGCAGTGCCGACCATATCATTGAAATCGGGCCGGGCCCGGGAATCCATGGCGGCAGCATCGTCGCCAGCGGGACACTGGCGGATATCATGAGTGAGTCAGAATCGGTTACAGGCCAATACCTGTCAGGGCGGGCGAGTATTCCAGTGCCCAAGCAGCGGCGGAGCCTCGGGGATCACTTCTTATCCATCCAAGGGGCGCGGGAGAATAATCTCAAGAATGTGGATCTGGATATTCCGCTGAATGTGTTCATCTGCATTACCGGAGTATCCGGCTCCGGGAAAAGCTCGATGATCAATGAGATCCTCTCGAAGCAGCTCAAAATCGACAAAACAGGCGCGCGGATTGTGGCCGGCGAACATGATTATGTGTTCGGAGCCGATCTGCTGAATCATGTGATCAACATCGATCAGACACCGATCGGCCGCAACAGCAAATCCAATCCGGCCACTTATATCGGAATTTATGATAAAATCCGCGACCTGTTTGCCTTACAGCCGGAAGCGGTGGAACGCGGCTATCAGCCGATTGATTTCAGTCTCACCCATGCGAATGGTACCCGGTGCGAGCATTGCGCGGGCGATGGTATTATTGTCACGAGCCTGCAGTTCATGGCCGATATCGAAACCATCTGTCCGGTATGCAAGGGTAACCGTTTCTCCGAGGAAGGACTCGAAATTAAACTCCACGGTAAAAGCATTGCGGAAGTGCTCGAAATGACCGTAGAGGAGGCTGCCGGCTTTTTCGCTGACCACAGGTACCTCAAGCACAAGCTGGGGATTATGAATGAGCTTGGACTGGGCTATTTGACGCTCGGCCAGAGCTCAACCACCCTCTCAGGCGGGGAAGCCCAGCGGGTGAAGCTCTCTAATGAGCTGGCCAAGATCAAAAAAGGCGCCCATAATCTATATATCCTGGACGAACCGACAACTGGCCTTCATCTCGCTGATATTCAGAAGCTGCTGGTTGCGCTGAACAAGCTGGTGGACGGCGGGCATTCCGTTATCGTGATCGAGCATCATCTGGATGTGATGAAGTCTGCCGACTATATCATCGACATGGGACCGGAAGGCGGCAACGGCGGCGGCTATGTCGTCGCAGAAGGCACACCCGAGCAGGTCGCGAAGGTGGAGGCGTCGCATACTGGAAGGTACCTGCGCAGTGTGCTTGGCTAG
- a CDS encoding amidase, with product MLLAPASLAEMLRNEIETEVSIAEAITHYLERFAELEPQIHAFVPEEQLELRLNREKERLLASFAGTPGKPALWGIPVGIKDLIHVDALPTRAGSQLPAQALTGKEGPLIKRLRGLGAIIAGKTVTEEFAYQGPIATLNPRNTAYTPGGSSAGSAAAVAAGMCPLAVGTQTLRSVLAPASFCGVVGFKASYGRIAMDGVIQLSPSFDAIGFFTQDFPSMEVAAELLIPDFVPRKASRKPVLGIPQGVYMQLMSDEVKAVFHAQIESLEKLGYQVKHVKMPWQDELIYGDAMLRFIEGEMARGHAGLFEQYEDYYGESVKEGIGRGKQVTNAELETYRGMQLELRRNLEVLMKEEGIDLWVSPAQGGTAPKLEENRTGWAGMTSVWGFAGCPALSIPAASIDNLPLGFQCVGSFGGDEWLLAWSREVALDLSMNK from the coding sequence ATGCTGCTTGCCCCTGCTTCTCTGGCAGAAATGCTCAGAAATGAAATAGAAACAGAGGTTTCTATTGCTGAGGCGATTACACATTATTTAGAAAGATTTGCAGAACTGGAACCGCAAATTCATGCTTTTGTCCCCGAAGAACAGCTGGAGCTGCGCCTGAACCGGGAAAAGGAGCGGCTACTGGCTTCGTTCGCAGGGACACCAGGCAAACCGGCCTTATGGGGAATTCCAGTCGGAATCAAGGATTTGATTCATGTGGATGCCTTACCCACACGTGCCGGATCACAGCTGCCTGCTCAAGCTCTGACCGGCAAGGAGGGTCCGCTCATTAAGCGGCTCCGTGGCCTGGGGGCGATTATTGCCGGGAAGACGGTAACCGAAGAGTTTGCCTATCAAGGGCCGATCGCCACGCTTAATCCCCGCAACACTGCGTACACGCCCGGGGGATCCAGTGCAGGTTCCGCTGCAGCTGTTGCTGCGGGAATGTGCCCGCTGGCGGTAGGTACCCAAACCTTGCGGTCTGTACTGGCCCCGGCTTCATTTTGCGGAGTAGTCGGATTTAAAGCGAGTTATGGAAGAATTGCGATGGATGGTGTAATTCAGCTGTCGCCTTCTTTTGACGCCATCGGGTTCTTCACGCAGGACTTTCCCAGTATGGAAGTTGCTGCTGAGCTGCTCATCCCTGACTTTGTTCCTCGCAAAGCGAGCCGCAAGCCTGTACTCGGTATCCCGCAGGGTGTATACATGCAGCTGATGAGCGATGAGGTCAAAGCTGTCTTTCATGCACAAATCGAATCTCTTGAGAAGCTTGGCTATCAGGTGAAGCATGTGAAGATGCCTTGGCAAGATGAGCTTATATACGGCGATGCCATGCTGCGGTTCATCGAAGGGGAAATGGCGCGCGGGCATGCAGGCTTATTTGAACAATATGAAGATTATTATGGTGAATCTGTGAAAGAAGGAATTGGCAGAGGCAAGCAGGTTACCAATGCCGAACTCGAAACCTATCGCGGAATGCAGCTTGAGCTGCGGCGGAATCTGGAGGTGCTGATGAAGGAGGAAGGAATCGATCTCTGGGTATCTCCGGCTCAAGGGGGAACGGCTCCGAAGCTGGAAGAGAACCGCACAGGCTGGGCGGGGATGACCTCGGTGTGGGGCTTTGCCGGTTGTCCGGCGCTCAGCATTCCGGCAGCCAGCATTGACAATTTGCCGCTTGGTTTTCAGTGTGTCGGGAGCTTCGGCGGGGATGAATGGCTGTTAGCATGGTCCCGGGAAGTGGCGCTGGATTTGTCTATGAATAAATAG